The Nocardia sp. XZ_19_385 genome window below encodes:
- a CDS encoding MBL fold metallo-hydrolase, protein MLGGVLGAGVLLAAGRLQASAGPGDPRTVGARQRFFGAENVDAEIGAVRADRVVLSWVGCATYAVAFAGSVLLLDAWVPRLTSSGYTPATPQDLADLRPEAIFIGHGHFDHAADAGRIAQACGAVVHGTAEHCAAIRAQVVDPTFPTVALGDVNTPIGQRHDFTVGAVEVTAVRHIHSGPTAPDRDDPASAVFPAPELCALVQHPPSLAGVLQSLPRLLDAENGVLLYQFRVPGFSLVWHDSAGPLTEKAPQVFDVLAGLPGTDLHVGTIQGFNQFTNGLRDPRTYIEALGPALFVPTHHDNWLPGITSSAAAYDPPLQAELARIPSGSRPELRSLHDPVDYLNPARLTFRL, encoded by the coding sequence ATGTTGGGTGGGGTGTTGGGGGCGGGGGTGTTGCTGGCGGCGGGCCGGTTGCAGGCCTCGGCCGGGCCGGGGGATCCGCGGACGGTGGGTGCGCGGCAGCGGTTTTTCGGGGCCGAGAATGTCGATGCCGAGATCGGGGCGGTGCGGGCCGACCGGGTGGTGCTGTCGTGGGTCGGATGTGCCACTTACGCAGTGGCTTTCGCGGGTTCGGTGCTGTTGCTCGATGCGTGGGTGCCGCGGCTGACCAGTTCGGGGTATACGCCGGCGACTCCGCAGGATCTTGCCGATCTGCGTCCCGAGGCGATCTTCATCGGGCACGGGCATTTCGATCACGCGGCCGATGCGGGGCGGATCGCGCAGGCCTGCGGGGCGGTCGTGCACGGGACGGCCGAGCATTGCGCCGCGATCCGCGCGCAGGTGGTGGATCCGACGTTTCCGACGGTGGCCCTCGGTGATGTGAACACCCCGATCGGGCAGCGGCACGACTTCACCGTCGGCGCGGTGGAGGTCACCGCTGTCCGCCACATTCATTCCGGGCCGACCGCGCCGGACCGCGACGACCCGGCGTCGGCGGTGTTCCCGGCGCCGGAGTTGTGTGCGCTGGTGCAGCATCCGCCGTCGCTCGCGGGTGTGCTGCAAAGTCTGCCCCGCTTGCTCGACGCCGAGAACGGGGTGCTGCTCTATCAGTTCCGGGTTCCCGGTTTCTCGCTGGTCTGGCACGACTCCGCGGGTCCGCTGACCGAGAAGGCTCCGCAGGTTTTCGATGTGCTGGCCGGTCTTCCCGGCACCGACCTGCATGTCGGCACCATTCAGGGTTTCAACCAGTTCACCAACGGCCTGCGCGACCCGCGCACCTACATCGAGGCGCTGGGCCCGGCGCTGTTCGTCCCGACCCATCACGACAACTGGCTGCCCGGTATCACCTCCAGCGCGGCCGCCTACGACCCGCCGCTGCAGGCCGAACTGGCGCGCATCCCCTCGGGTTCCCGCCCGGAATTGCGTTCGCTGCACGATCCGGTCGACTATCTCAACCCCGCTCGGCTCACCTTCCGGCTCTGA
- a CDS encoding aldo/keto reductase, with the protein MRYRLFGSTGLRISEIILGTMGFRDPAQARALLEAYADAGGNVLDTASAYGTSEEVLGAVIEGRDRFVLGSKYTLTRDAADPNAAGNHRKNLTLSLEQSLRRLRTDYLDIYWVHVWDRHTPLEETMRALDDAVRSGKVLYLGVSDAPSWVVARANTLAEWRGWTPFSGLQVPYNLLSRDIERELLPMAEALGLSVTAWAPLAAGKLTVSASSQRVDPAELTETERAAAAAVAKVAAELGATPAQVALAWIRHRSTAVLPIIGPRTVAQLQENLGALDLELPAEAITDLESAAPFARGFPADFIAECDESEFVYGGAATSVLPR; encoded by the coding sequence ATGCGCTATCGACTCTTCGGCTCCACCGGATTACGGATCTCGGAAATCATCTTGGGCACCATGGGTTTTCGTGATCCCGCCCAGGCGCGGGCGCTGCTCGAGGCCTATGCCGACGCGGGCGGGAATGTGCTCGACACCGCATCGGCGTATGGCACCAGTGAGGAGGTGCTCGGTGCGGTCATCGAGGGCCGGGATCGGTTCGTGCTCGGCAGTAAATACACGCTGACCCGGGATGCGGCGGATCCGAATGCGGCGGGTAATCACCGTAAGAACCTGACGTTGTCGCTGGAGCAGAGTTTGCGGCGGTTGCGCACCGACTATCTCGACATCTACTGGGTGCACGTGTGGGACCGGCACACTCCGCTGGAGGAGACGATGCGCGCCCTCGACGATGCGGTCCGCTCCGGCAAGGTCCTGTATCTGGGTGTTTCCGACGCCCCTTCCTGGGTGGTCGCGCGCGCCAACACCCTGGCCGAATGGCGTGGGTGGACACCGTTTTCCGGGTTGCAGGTGCCCTACAACCTGCTCTCCCGCGACATCGAACGCGAACTGCTGCCCATGGCGGAAGCGTTGGGTCTCAGCGTCACCGCCTGGGCGCCTTTGGCCGCCGGCAAGCTCACCGTGAGCGCGTCGAGCCAGCGCGTGGATCCGGCCGAGCTCACCGAAACCGAACGTGCGGCCGCCGCGGCTGTCGCCAAGGTCGCCGCCGAGCTGGGTGCCACCCCGGCCCAGGTCGCTCTCGCCTGGATCCGGCACCGCTCGACCGCGGTGCTGCCGATCATCGGCCCGCGCACCGTCGCTCAACTCCAGGAAAATCTCGGCGCGCTCGACCTCGAGCTGCCCGCCGAAGCGATCACCGACCTGGAATCGGCGGCTCCCTTCGCCCGCGGCTTCCCCGCTGACTTCATCGCCGAATGTGACGAGTCGGAATTCGTGTACGGCGGCGCCGCCACCTCGGTGCTCCCGCGCTAG
- the mshC gene encoding cysteine--1-D-myo-inosityl 2-amino-2-deoxy-alpha-D-glucopyranoside ligase, with amino-acid sequence MQSWSDTALPTVPGAGPPLRLFDTADRQVRPVTPGPTATMYVCGITPYDATHLGHAATYLTFDLVNRLWRDAGHDVNYVQNVTDVDDPLFERAARDGIDWRDLGTREINLFREDMTALRIVPPRDYIGAIESVDEVVELVEKLLAAGAAYTVEDAEYPDIYFRADATEQFGYESGYDRATMERFFAERGGDPDRPGKRDTIDALLWRAARPDEPSWPAPFGAGRPGWHIECAAIALNRLGPEFDVQGGGSDLIYPHHEYSAAHVEALGDTRRFARHYVHAGLIGLDGEKMSKSKGNLVLVSELRRAGTDPAAIRLGLLAGHYRADRMWTGEVLADAERRLDLWRRAAALPTGPAATDTVARLRQHLADDLDTPKALAAVDNWAEQALSYGGPDQDAPALISTAVDALLGVQL; translated from the coding sequence ATGCAGTCCTGGTCCGATACCGCCCTACCCACCGTCCCCGGAGCAGGGCCGCCGTTGCGGTTGTTCGACACCGCCGACCGGCAGGTGCGGCCGGTCACCCCCGGGCCCACGGCCACCATGTACGTCTGCGGCATCACCCCCTATGACGCCACCCACCTCGGGCACGCCGCGACCTATCTGACCTTCGACCTGGTCAACCGGTTGTGGCGCGACGCCGGTCACGACGTGAACTATGTGCAGAACGTCACCGACGTCGACGATCCGCTGTTCGAGCGCGCCGCCCGCGACGGCATCGACTGGCGCGACCTGGGGACCCGGGAGATCAACCTGTTCCGGGAGGACATGACCGCGCTGCGCATCGTCCCGCCGCGCGACTACATCGGCGCCATCGAATCGGTCGACGAGGTGGTGGAGCTGGTGGAGAAGCTGCTCGCCGCCGGCGCCGCCTACACCGTCGAGGACGCCGAGTACCCCGACATCTACTTCCGCGCCGACGCCACCGAGCAGTTCGGCTACGAATCCGGCTACGACCGCGCCACCATGGAGCGTTTCTTCGCCGAACGCGGCGGCGACCCCGACCGCCCCGGCAAACGCGACACCATCGACGCCCTGCTGTGGCGTGCCGCCCGCCCGGACGAGCCGTCCTGGCCCGCCCCCTTCGGCGCCGGACGTCCCGGCTGGCACATCGAGTGTGCCGCGATCGCCCTGAACCGCCTCGGCCCCGAATTCGACGTCCAGGGCGGCGGCAGCGACCTGATCTACCCGCACCACGAATACTCCGCCGCGCACGTCGAAGCCCTCGGCGACACCCGCCGCTTCGCCCGCCACTACGTCCACGCCGGACTGATCGGCCTGGACGGGGAGAAGATGTCGAAGTCCAAGGGCAACCTGGTCCTGGTCTCCGAGCTGCGCCGCGCCGGCACCGACCCCGCCGCCATCCGCCTGGGCCTGCTCGCCGGTCACTACCGCGCCGACCGCATGTGGACCGGCGAGGTCCTCGCCGACGCCGAACGCCGACTCGACCTGTGGCGCCGCGCCGCCGCCCTGCCCACCGGCCCCGCGGCCACCGACACCGTCGCCCGCCTGCGCCAGCACCTCGCCGACGACCTCGACACCCCCAAAGCCTTGGCCGCAGTAGACAACTGGGCCGAACAAGCACTGTCCTACGGCGGCCCCGACCAGGACGCCCCGGCCCTGATCAGCACCGCCGTCGACGCCCTCCTCGGCGTCCAGCTGTAA
- a CDS encoding dihydrofolate reductase family protein: MRRLLVTENITADGRIEIIDEWFGPTPDAGIEDWLHATKRVGASSDAVLLGRQTFEDFRGYWPQHTDEPAGAYLDEVQKYVVSSSMTDPQWRNSTILSGDPVEEVRRLKESDGGDITLSGSLTLAHAVLAAGLVDEIRLLVFPAVQGRGKSLVAEGTSFSQLELLESRALPSGVALLRYAVTNG, translated from the coding sequence ATGCGCCGGTTGCTGGTCACCGAGAACATCACCGCCGACGGGCGGATCGAGATAATCGACGAGTGGTTCGGCCCGACTCCTGACGCGGGCATCGAGGACTGGCTGCACGCGACGAAGCGCGTCGGCGCGTCCTCCGACGCGGTGCTGCTGGGCCGGCAGACCTTCGAGGACTTCCGCGGCTACTGGCCTCAGCACACCGACGAGCCGGCAGGTGCGTACCTGGACGAAGTGCAGAAGTACGTCGTCTCTTCATCGATGACGGATCCGCAGTGGCGCAACTCGACGATCCTCTCCGGTGACCCGGTCGAAGAGGTGCGTCGACTCAAGGAGTCCGACGGCGGCGACATCACGTTGAGCGGCAGCCTGACCTTGGCGCACGCCGTGCTGGCAGCCGGGCTCGTGGACGAGATCCGGCTGCTCGTCTTCCCCGCCGTCCAGGGCCGTGGAAAGAGTCTGGTCGCTGAGGGCACCTCGTTCTCCCAACTCGAACTGCTCGAATCACGGGCGTTGCCTTCCGGCGTGGCTCTGCTCCGATACGCCGTGACCAACGGCTGA
- a CDS encoding TetR/AcrR family transcriptional regulator: MAPPVRTPRQAWIDAALAILAASGPEAVRVETLAAELGVTRGGFYRQFASRQELLDAVLDSWEHRSIDEVLQRLDEEGGDAKSKVRKAGRLTLSKELLPIDMAVREWARREPAVAARLERVDNSRMDYLRELIGTLHSDPREVEARSMLAFSLMIADYLIAAGHRTGTRTEIIQSASRLILGD; encoded by the coding sequence ATGGCCCCTCCGGTGCGCACTCCCCGTCAGGCTTGGATCGATGCCGCTCTGGCGATCTTGGCCGCCTCCGGGCCGGAGGCTGTCCGCGTCGAAACCCTGGCCGCGGAACTGGGTGTCACCAGGGGCGGGTTCTATCGACAGTTCGCCAGCCGCCAGGAATTGCTCGATGCCGTCCTCGACAGCTGGGAGCATCGCAGCATCGACGAGGTCCTCCAGCGCCTCGACGAAGAAGGCGGCGACGCCAAGAGCAAAGTCCGCAAGGCGGGCAGGCTGACCCTCTCCAAGGAACTACTGCCCATCGATATGGCCGTACGGGAATGGGCCCGCCGCGAACCTGCCGTCGCCGCCCGGCTCGAGCGCGTCGACAACAGCCGGATGGACTATCTCCGTGAGCTCATCGGAACGCTGCACAGCGACCCGCGGGAGGTCGAGGCGCGCAGCATGCTCGCCTTCTCCTTGATGATCGCCGACTATCTCATTGCCGCCGGGCATCGAACGGGCACGCGCACCGAAATCATCCAGAGCGCCTCCCGCCTGATCCTGGGTGACTGA
- a CDS encoding isoprenylcysteine carboxylmethyltransferase family protein — MAALTLILIGLWLAVVVGLRAVVHFRRTEGADIRFRDRPGSTQWWAKAVSSAGFLAIVAAAIAGLLGLPPLPILDRIQIAVAGVGLTILGTALSVIAQFAMGTSWRADVDPDARTPLITSGPFRWVRNPVLTGVMTTFAGLTLTTPNPIALAALACTVAGIQIQVRGVEEPYLRQTLGRDYIDYAARTGRFVPWLGRLR, encoded by the coding sequence ATGGCGGCGCTGACTCTGATCCTCATCGGCCTGTGGCTCGCGGTGGTCGTCGGGCTGCGCGCCGTGGTCCACTTCCGCCGGACAGAGGGGGCCGACATCCGGTTCCGCGACCGGCCCGGCAGCACCCAGTGGTGGGCGAAAGCCGTCAGCAGTGCCGGGTTCCTGGCGATCGTCGCCGCAGCGATCGCAGGACTGCTCGGCCTGCCTCCATTGCCGATACTCGACCGAATCCAGATCGCCGTCGCAGGCGTGGGACTCACGATCCTAGGTACAGCGCTCAGCGTGATCGCCCAGTTCGCAATGGGAACCTCATGGCGCGCAGATGTAGATCCGGACGCCCGCACCCCCCTGATCACTTCCGGGCCATTCCGCTGGGTCCGCAATCCGGTCCTCACCGGCGTGATGACCACTTTTGCCGGCCTGACGCTCACGACACCCAATCCAATCGCCCTTGCGGCATTGGCCTGCACCGTGGCAGGCATCCAGATCCAGGTGCGAGGCGTCGAGGAGCCGTATCTGCGCCAAACCCTCGGGCGCGACTACATCGACTACGCAGCACGCACCGGTCGCTTCGTGCCCTGGCTGGGTCGTCTCCGCTGA
- a CDS encoding alpha/beta fold hydrolase, giving the protein MPMIEFALDDVTLHATVTGTGPTVLLLHAGGERRGVWAPVAARMALRGLRTVAFDLRGHGESSGRATTLRAVADDVIEMVIREQAPIVVVGASLGGLAAIAALAEPAVAQRVTGLVLVDVVPDADPDRIRRWRDDHGLREHFTELVADILGPGANLLSGAATLDLPILLIRAGKQSPLSDADVDRFRATNPRVALAHVPEAGHLIARDAPAELARLVTNHATTWLGSDDVVRRAFELQHTLGAEHLEHPGGTLHEHLLRVHAITVEWNAAPRTRLAAISHASYGTDGFAHALLETTDRSRLEHTIGPDAEALVYLYSACDRTRTYRELGRRPLPVFDRFTGTSRAIQGTELRDFAVLTIANELDVARHAPLPATVRDDLRKLIAALATYAPQEATRALTDKALQ; this is encoded by the coding sequence ATGCCGATGATCGAGTTCGCCCTGGACGACGTCACGCTGCACGCCACCGTGACGGGCACCGGCCCAACGGTGCTGCTGCTGCACGCTGGTGGCGAACGCCGCGGGGTCTGGGCGCCGGTCGCGGCACGCATGGCCCTGCGCGGACTGCGGACGGTGGCCTTCGATCTGCGCGGCCACGGGGAAAGCTCAGGGCGGGCAACAACCTTGCGCGCGGTCGCCGACGATGTCATCGAAATGGTGATCCGTGAGCAGGCGCCGATCGTCGTGGTGGGCGCCTCCCTCGGCGGGCTCGCCGCTATCGCCGCACTCGCCGAACCCGCTGTCGCCCAACGCGTCACCGGGCTGGTACTCGTGGACGTCGTGCCCGACGCCGACCCCGATCGGATCCGCCGCTGGCGCGACGACCACGGACTGCGCGAGCACTTCACCGAACTGGTGGCCGACATCCTCGGCCCGGGCGCGAACCTTCTTTCGGGAGCCGCGACGCTGGACCTGCCGATCCTGCTGATCCGCGCCGGAAAACAATCACCCCTCAGCGACGCCGACGTGGACCGCTTCCGCGCCACCAACCCCCGTGTCGCACTCGCCCACGTGCCAGAGGCCGGCCACCTCATCGCCCGTGACGCCCCGGCCGAACTCGCGCGCCTGGTGACCAACCACGCCACCACCTGGCTCGGATCCGACGACGTCGTGCGCCGCGCGTTCGAATTGCAGCACACCCTCGGCGCCGAACACCTCGAGCACCCGGGCGGCACCCTGCACGAGCACCTGCTGCGGGTCCACGCGATCACCGTCGAATGGAACGCCGCCCCACGAACCCGGCTGGCCGCGATCTCGCACGCGTCCTACGGCACCGACGGTTTCGCACACGCCCTGCTGGAGACCACCGACCGCAGCCGCCTCGAACACACGATCGGACCCGACGCAGAGGCACTGGTCTATCTCTACAGCGCCTGCGACCGCACCCGAACCTACCGAGAGCTCGGTCGCCGACCACTGCCCGTATTCGACCGATTCACCGGCACGTCCAGAGCGATCCAGGGAACCGAACTGCGCGACTTCGCCGTCCTGACGATCGCCAACGAACTCGACGTCGCCCGCCACGCACCCTTGCCCGCAACAGTTCGAGACGACCTCCGGAAACTGATCGCCGCGCTGGCGACCTACGCGCCGCAGGAGGCGACACGTGCCCTCACCGACAAGGCGCTCCAGTGA
- a CDS encoding NAD(P)/FAD-dependent oxidoreductase — translation MPELHETKEHTLTINTDVVVIGGGYAGVMAANRLSRRDNVSVTLINPRATFVERIRLHQLVVGNDDAVVDYQDVLAPSVRLVVDMVIEIDPDNRRLTLAAHHAVDYDYLIYAVGSGSADPQVPGAAEFAYPIATIEEAQRLRPVLDTTPATAAVTVVGSGPTGIEAAAELAEAGRSVTLICGDILGPYLHPKGRRSVVKRMNKLGVSLVEGPAAKVTAVTRDAVHLADGTSLPSALTIWSVGFGVPDLAARSGLRTDALGRLLTDETLTSIDDQRILAAGDSAAPSNLPFRMSCQAAGPLGAHAADTILSRMAEEEPAPISLGFAGQCISLGRQAGIFQFATKDDTAKKMYLGGRPGAKLKEFICKHTVKALTDEAHKPGSYSWAKDDQRAVTLQDRPEKSLTTR, via the coding sequence ATGCCCGAACTTCATGAAACGAAGGAGCACACCTTGACCATAAACACCGATGTGGTCGTTATCGGCGGCGGATACGCAGGCGTGATGGCCGCCAACCGCCTGAGCCGCCGCGACAACGTCAGCGTGACGCTGATCAACCCGCGCGCCACCTTCGTCGAGCGAATCCGCTTGCACCAGTTGGTAGTCGGCAACGACGACGCGGTCGTGGACTACCAGGATGTTTTGGCGCCGAGCGTGCGCCTTGTCGTCGACATGGTCATCGAAATCGACCCCGACAACCGGCGCTTGACCTTGGCGGCACACCACGCCGTCGACTACGACTACCTGATCTACGCGGTAGGCAGCGGCAGCGCCGACCCGCAGGTTCCCGGAGCGGCCGAGTTCGCTTACCCGATCGCCACTATCGAGGAGGCGCAGCGCCTGCGCCCGGTCCTCGACACCACCCCGGCGACAGCGGCGGTCACTGTCGTCGGATCGGGTCCGACCGGCATCGAAGCCGCTGCCGAGCTGGCCGAGGCGGGCCGCTCCGTGACCCTGATCTGCGGCGACATCCTCGGCCCCTACCTGCACCCGAAGGGCCGCCGCTCGGTGGTCAAGCGGATGAACAAACTCGGTGTGAGCTTGGTGGAGGGCCCTGCGGCGAAGGTGACCGCGGTGACTCGCGACGCCGTGCACCTCGCCGACGGCACCTCGTTGCCGAGCGCGTTGACCATCTGGTCCGTGGGCTTCGGGGTGCCCGACCTGGCTGCCCGCAGCGGACTGCGCACCGACGCGCTGGGCCGCCTGCTCACCGACGAGACCCTGACCAGCATCGACGATCAACGCATCCTTGCCGCGGGCGACTCGGCCGCCCCGTCCAACCTGCCCTTTCGGATGAGCTGCCAGGCCGCGGGCCCCTTGGGCGCGCACGCCGCCGACACCATCCTCAGCCGGATGGCCGAGGAAGAACCCGCACCGATCAGCCTCGGCTTCGCCGGCCAGTGCATCAGCCTGGGCCGCCAAGCCGGGATCTTCCAATTCGCCACCAAAGACGACACGGCGAAGAAGATGTACCTGGGTGGACGGCCCGGGGCGAAGCTGAAGGAATTCATCTGCAAGCACACCGTCAAAGCGCTGACGGACGAGGCGCACAAGCCGGGCTCATATTCTTGGGCCAAAGATGACCAGCGCGCAGTGACACTGCAAGACCGTCCCGAAAAGTCGCTGACCACCCGCTGA
- a CDS encoding class I SAM-dependent methyltransferase, whose amino-acid sequence MTTDDWLADTRTSYDTVAVSYADQVRGALAGHQYLRAALALFADSVRTAGGGPVADVGCGPGEVTAHLHELGVDAFGIDLSPAMIDVARRDHPGLRFEVGSMTELNLPVASVAGLLAWQSLIHIPDDEVPTVFGRFHRALRPGGPLQLLFHIGDESRLKTEGYGGHPMKVHVHRRQPDQVASWLHDAGFVVEAQMLLDPDAKAQQAILFARSKS is encoded by the coding sequence ATGACCACGGATGACTGGTTGGCCGACACCCGAACCTCTTATGACACGGTCGCGGTCAGCTATGCCGACCAAGTGCGCGGCGCCCTCGCCGGACACCAGTACCTTCGCGCGGCTCTGGCGTTGTTCGCCGACAGCGTGCGGACCGCTGGCGGCGGACCGGTCGCGGACGTTGGCTGCGGCCCCGGTGAAGTCACCGCCCATCTGCATGAGCTCGGTGTCGACGCCTTCGGTATCGACCTCTCCCCGGCGATGATCGACGTGGCCCGGCGCGACCACCCCGGCCTGCGGTTCGAGGTGGGCTCGATGACGGAACTGAACCTGCCCGTCGCTTCGGTGGCCGGCCTGCTCGCCTGGCAGTCGTTGATCCACATCCCAGACGACGAGGTGCCGACTGTATTCGGACGCTTCCACCGAGCATTGCGTCCCGGCGGACCGTTGCAACTCCTGTTTCACATCGGCGACGAGTCGCGGTTGAAGACGGAGGGCTACGGCGGTCACCCGATGAAGGTCCATGTCCACCGCCGTCAGCCTGACCAGGTGGCATCCTGGCTGCACGATGCCGGATTCGTGGTCGAGGCCCAGATGCTGCTCGACCCGGATGCGAAAGCTCAGCAAGCGATTCTTTTCGCACGCAGTAAGTCCTAA
- the ligD gene encoding non-homologous end-joining DNA ligase, with translation MASVPSPMLATAGRPPDQPDRWAIEMKWDGIRAVVRCDGDSCRFFSRNSRDITRSFPELASALTELAAGRSWVLDGEITAPEPASGAPSFARLQRRMHVHKPAPALLREVPVEYFAFDLLELEGESLMSLPYQERRDRLATLDLEGPGVRTSPYWVDVDVDTMLALAHEHHLEGIVSKLLTSPYRPGTRSPAWIKTPFRRTTEAVVAGWLPGNGRFSTTFGSLVLGAYDDAERLVHIGNVGTGWTLPARRALQTDLDRLARPDSPFDIDPPAAIARTAHWVDPTIVADVEYREASLDGLRHPSWRGIRIDKTPHEVRLPASDG, from the coding sequence GTGGCATCGGTACCGTCTCCCATGCTGGCGACCGCAGGACGGCCGCCCGATCAGCCCGACCGATGGGCGATCGAGATGAAGTGGGACGGCATCCGGGCCGTGGTCCGATGTGACGGGGATTCGTGCCGGTTCTTCAGCCGTAACAGCCGCGACATCACCCGCTCGTTTCCCGAATTGGCCAGTGCGTTAACGGAATTGGCGGCGGGACGCAGCTGGGTACTCGACGGTGAGATCACCGCGCCCGAACCCGCCTCCGGCGCACCGTCCTTCGCGCGGCTGCAACGCCGGATGCATGTGCACAAACCCGCGCCGGCGCTGCTGCGCGAGGTGCCGGTCGAATACTTCGCTTTCGATTTGCTGGAACTCGAAGGAGAGTCACTGATGAGCTTGCCGTACCAGGAACGCCGCGACCGTCTCGCCACCCTGGACCTCGAGGGGCCCGGCGTGCGTACCTCGCCGTACTGGGTCGACGTCGACGTCGACACCATGCTGGCCCTGGCCCACGAACATCACCTGGAAGGCATCGTCAGCAAACTGCTCACCTCGCCCTACCGTCCCGGCACCCGCTCACCGGCGTGGATCAAGACCCCGTTCCGGCGCACCACCGAAGCCGTCGTCGCCGGCTGGCTGCCCGGCAACGGACGCTTCTCCACCACCTTCGGCTCCCTGGTGCTCGGCGCCTACGACGACGCCGAGCGCCTGGTCCACATCGGCAATGTCGGCACCGGCTGGACCCTGCCCGCCCGCCGCGCCCTGCAAACCGACCTCGACCGTCTCGCCCGCCCCGACAGTCCCTTCGACATCGACCCTCCGGCCGCGATCGCCCGCACCGCGCACTGGGTCGACCCGACCATCGTCGCCGACGTGGAATACCGCGAGGCCAGCCTGGACGGTTTGCGTCATCCGAGCTGGCGCGGCATCCGCATCGACAAGACCCCGCACGAGGTGCGATTGCCCGCGTCGGACGGGTGA
- a CDS encoding TetR family transcriptional regulator, producing MSRTRRAPDEARRLILDAAAALLAEGGVAAVQVRAVAARVGMTDAGVTHHFGNRETLLAELLRHGGRRLRAGLEDVLAEWLDRGADLLELVESLERLYRGGYGELAVALHAAGWRDPGSGMLDPVVDALQRLRPSGSAIDDTRHAVAALHQAMATEALYGSAFRRSAGLTGAAANDSAPHVHWWARQLHLALGPLEQTS from the coding sequence GTGAGCAGAACGCGAAGGGCCCCGGACGAGGCGCGCCGGTTGATCCTCGACGCCGCGGCCGCGCTCCTCGCCGAGGGTGGTGTCGCGGCTGTGCAGGTGCGGGCGGTGGCCGCGCGGGTGGGCATGACCGATGCGGGCGTCACCCATCACTTCGGCAATCGTGAGACGCTGCTCGCCGAACTGCTGCGGCATGGTGGACGCCGGCTTCGGGCCGGACTCGAAGACGTCCTGGCGGAATGGCTGGACCGCGGTGCCGATCTCCTCGAACTCGTCGAGTCCCTCGAACGCCTCTACCGGGGCGGCTACGGCGAACTCGCGGTGGCATTGCACGCGGCGGGCTGGCGCGACCCGGGCAGCGGCATGCTCGATCCGGTCGTCGATGCCCTGCAGCGGCTTCGGCCGTCCGGCAGCGCCATCGACGACACCCGGCACGCGGTCGCGGCCCTGCATCAAGCGATGGCGACAGAAGCGTTGTACGGCAGTGCTTTCCGGCGCAGTGCCGGTCTCACCGGCGCCGCCGCGAACGACTCGGCCCCGCATGTGCACTGGTGGGCCCGTCAACTCCACCTCGCGCTCGGACCACTGGAGCAGACTTCCTGA